From one Anaerococcus prevotii DSM 20548 genomic stretch:
- a CDS encoding dihydroorotate dehydrogenase, with amino-acid sequence MNTKVKIAGVEFKNPVIAASGTFGFGKEFSEYIDLNKLGGICSKGLTLHRNLGNKGVRIHETASGIMNSIGLQNPGIDYFTKEELPFLEKFDTVAIANLGGHSVEDYVKGADILDKTSVPMIELNISCPNVKEGGMAFGTEPKKACEVIKKVRNVTKKPLIVKLSPNVGSIGDFAKIAEDEGADAISLINTINAMAIDIRRKRPVFENKTAGLSGPCVKPIAVRMTYEAASVVNIPVIGMGGIMTYEDAIEFIMAGASAIQVGTANFIDYKSMENIIDGISNFMKEENIEDLEEIRGII; translated from the coding sequence ATGAATACTAAAGTAAAAATTGCCGGAGTAGAATTTAAAAATCCTGTTATAGCTGCAAGTGGAACTTTTGGTTTTGGTAAGGAGTTTTCTGAATATATAGACCTAAATAAATTAGGTGGTATTTGCTCTAAAGGGCTTACCCTTCACAGGAACTTAGGTAACAAGGGAGTGAGGATTCATGAGACTGCATCAGGGATTATGAATTCGATTGGCCTTCAAAATCCAGGCATTGACTACTTTACCAAGGAAGAATTGCCTTTTCTCGAGAAATTTGATACCGTAGCAATAGCAAACCTTGGGGGTCATAGCGTAGAAGATTATGTAAAGGGAGCGGATATCTTAGATAAGACAAGTGTCCCAATGATTGAGCTTAATATATCTTGTCCTAATGTTAAAGAAGGGGGAATGGCTTTCGGTACTGAACCTAAGAAGGCCTGTGAAGTTATAAAGAAGGTTAGAAATGTAACTAAAAAGCCTCTAATAGTAAAGCTATCTCCAAACGTTGGGTCTATTGGCGATTTTGCTAAAATTGCCGAAGATGAAGGAGCGGATGCAATTTCTCTAATCAATACCATAAATGCTATGGCTATAGATATCAGGAGGAAAAGGCCAGTATTTGAGAATAAGACTGCAGGTCTTTCGGGTCCTTGCGTTAAGCCAATAGCCGTTAGGATGACCTATGAGGCAGCATCAGTTGTAAATATTCCAGTTATCGGCATGGGAGGAATTATGACTTATGAGGATGCCATAGAATTTATTATGGCGGGAGCTTCTGCTATTCAAGTTGGGACAGCAAACTTCATTGATTATAAGTCAATGGAAAATATTATAGATGGAATTTCTAATTTTATGAAAGAAGAAAATATAGAGGACCTTGAAGAAATAAGGGGAATAATCTAG
- a CDS encoding glycogen-branching protein: MNTRDYLEAKSFDGYKFFGAHKKDKGYIFRLLAPNSSEVYIIGDFNNWERQAMRKYSTGVFSITIDQAKIGDAYQFILKDGDREEKKIDPFAKSINYIEKTAVICDDTFKYKSRQIRTEAKNILQVFLGSLFKAKEKSADEIFNSIIDHAKENNYDTILLMPVNEYQNYKSMGYAPMNLFSYSNRYGDLVSFRQFIDLAHKNKIKILVELDIGEFDPDSMGLINFDGNNIYNYPYDDILYNYHGSINFDLSKPLSQSYVQSAVDYYLKEYKVDGIYFPAIENILYWQGDKNRGINKESSEFLSKLNTHIKESKALSLAGFSGEYKNDIDFDMVFDNKTKACINMLKDQPMKRDHYKNFITDLINKATGKNLLGFSYVDSFLNEASLAMKMYSDDKKLEQLKTLLTFLYTIKSPKMLFMGDDSGDLKTFSVYNKFDFKKFENNIEDFNTYYKDITDLFIKENCLSDEDSGVALLDVEGYSLYAYKRTYKKDSFLVVINFTDIDYKIESPYDLEEIINTEDLKYKGSGNINGSLNKGDNINIMPFGSAIFRIK, from the coding sequence ATGAATACAAGAGATTATTTAGAAGCTAAATCCTTTGACGGTTACAAGTTTTTTGGAGCCCACAAGAAGGATAAGGGATATATATTTAGGCTACTCGCTCCGAATTCTAGCGAGGTATACATTATCGGTGACTTTAACAATTGGGAAAGACAAGCTATGAGAAAGTATTCGACTGGAGTTTTTTCTATAACAATTGACCAGGCTAAAATTGGAGATGCTTATCAATTTATATTGAAAGATGGAGATAGAGAAGAAAAGAAAATTGATCCATTCGCGAAGTCCATAAATTATATAGAAAAAACAGCAGTAATTTGTGACGACACATTTAAATATAAGAGTAGGCAGATTAGGACTGAAGCTAAAAATATTTTGCAAGTTTTTCTGGGATCTTTATTCAAGGCTAAGGAAAAATCAGCTGATGAAATTTTTAATTCCATAATAGATCATGCCAAGGAAAATAATTACGACACAATTCTTCTTATGCCAGTAAATGAATACCAAAATTACAAGTCCATGGGCTATGCTCCTATGAATTTGTTTTCTTATTCAAATAGGTACGGGGATTTAGTATCTTTTAGGCAATTTATTGATTTGGCTCATAAGAATAAAATAAAGATCTTAGTAGAACTTGATATAGGAGAGTTTGATCCCGATAGTATGGGACTAATAAATTTCGATGGAAATAATATTTACAATTACCCTTATGATGATATTCTATATAATTATCATGGATCCATTAATTTTGACCTAAGTAAGCCTTTAAGTCAATCTTATGTACAAAGTGCTGTAGATTATTATTTGAAAGAATATAAGGTCGATGGAATTTATTTTCCTGCCATAGAAAATATTTTGTATTGGCAAGGAGATAAGAATAGGGGAATAAACAAAGAATCTTCGGAGTTTTTATCTAAATTAAATACCCACATCAAAGAATCTAAGGCCTTAAGCCTTGCTGGCTTTAGTGGAGAATATAAAAATGATATTGATTTTGATATGGTATTTGACAATAAGACTAAGGCTTGTATCAATATGCTAAAAGATCAACCTATGAAAAGAGACCATTACAAAAACTTTATTACAGATTTGATAAATAAAGCTACAGGCAAAAACCTTTTAGGATTTTCATATGTTGATTCTTTCTTAAATGAGGCAAGTCTTGCTATGAAGATGTACTCAGACGATAAGAAATTAGAACAACTTAAAACTTTGCTTACCTTCTTGTATACAATCAAATCTCCTAAAATGCTTTTTATGGGAGATGACTCAGGAGACCTTAAGACATTCTCTGTATATAACAAATTTGATTTTAAGAAATTTGAAAATAACATAGAAGATTTCAATACCTACTATAAGGACATTACGGATTTATTTATAAAGGAAAATTGTTTAAGTGATGAAGATAGCGGAGTCGCCTTACTTGACGTAGAAGGATACAGTCTTTATGCTTACAAGAGAACTTATAAAAAGGATAGCTTTCTGGTAGTAATAAACTTCACTGATATAGACTATAAGATTGAATCTCCATATGATTTGGAAGAAATAATTAACACTGAGGATTTAAAATATAAGGGAAGTGGAAATATTAACGGAAGTCTAAATAAGGGCGATAATATTAATATAATGCCATTTGGATCAGCAATTTTTAGGATAAAATAA
- the pyrF gene encoding orotidine-5'-phosphate decarboxylase, with protein sequence MKIIDKLYEKVSKNGFVCIGLDSSIDYIPENMKAGKSVSEALFSYNKEIIDQTYDVCAIYKLQIAYYESYGIEGMIAYRDTLSYLREKDLLSIGDVKRSDIAASAKMYAKAHFEGDFETDFITLNPYMGMDSIEPYEEYIEKGDKGVFVLLRTSNPGAKDFEVLPVDGEEFFYKVGDKMRELNEKYIGKSGFGPIGLVVGATHSEEVEKIRKRYDKMFFLIPGFGAQKADSMNVYKLLEGLNGGVVNSSRAILKNWQNYEDGSEKVGYYARKKAIETYEEIKANEVL encoded by the coding sequence ATGAAGATAATAGATAAATTATACGAAAAAGTCTCAAAAAATGGATTTGTATGTATTGGACTTGATAGCTCCATTGATTATATTCCGGAAAATATGAAAGCAGGAAAAAGTGTTAGCGAGGCGCTTTTTTCTTATAACAAAGAAATAATAGATCAAACTTATGATGTTTGTGCAATTTATAAATTACAAATCGCCTACTACGAGTCCTACGGTATCGAAGGCATGATTGCCTATAGAGATACACTTTCTTACCTTCGAGAAAAAGATCTCCTATCTATTGGTGATGTTAAAAGAAGTGACATAGCAGCAAGCGCAAAAATGTATGCCAAGGCCCACTTTGAAGGTGATTTCGAAACAGATTTTATAACTCTCAACCCTTATATGGGCATGGATTCAATCGAGCCTTACGAAGAATACATAGAAAAAGGAGATAAGGGTGTCTTCGTACTTCTTAGAACGTCCAATCCTGGAGCCAAGGACTTCGAAGTTCTCCCTGTCGATGGAGAAGAGTTCTTCTACAAGGTAGGAGATAAGATGAGAGAGCTCAATGAAAAGTATATAGGAAAGTCAGGATTTGGACCTATAGGGCTTGTAGTTGGGGCAACTCACAGCGAGGAAGTTGAAAAAATCAGAAAAAGATATGATAAAATGTTCTTCCTAATTCCTGGATTTGGTGCTCAAAAAGCAGACAGTATGAATGTATACAAACTCCTCGAAGGATTAAATGGGGGAGTGGTAAACTCTTCTAGGGCAATACTTAAAAACTGGCAAAACTATGAAGACGGGAGCGAAAAAGTTGGATATTATGCTAGGAAAAAAGCTATAGAGACTTATGAGGAAATTAAGGCAAATGAAGTCCTATAA
- a CDS encoding aspartate carbamoyltransferase regulatory subunit, producing the protein MIEITSIKEGIVIDHIKAGLGMEIFNKLDLRHLKDEVAIILNAKSTQHGRKDILKIANNIDINLDIVSIIDPSATINIIKDEKVVEKLSLKLPKEVKGILSCQNPKCVSTSERAVESDFILIDEKEKNYKCAYCGHIYDVEE; encoded by the coding sequence ATGATAGAAATAACTAGTATAAAAGAAGGAATCGTAATCGATCATATCAAGGCAGGCCTTGGCATGGAAATATTTAATAAACTTGACCTAAGACATCTTAAAGATGAGGTAGCAATAATATTAAATGCAAAATCAACCCAACACGGAAGAAAAGATATATTAAAAATCGCAAATAATATAGATATTAATCTTGATATAGTTTCAATCATTGACCCATCAGCTACAATAAATATCATAAAAGACGAGAAGGTAGTCGAAAAACTAAGCTTAAAGCTTCCTAAGGAAGTTAAGGGAATCTTAAGCTGTCAAAATCCAAAATGCGTATCAACTAGCGAAAGAGCTGTTGAAAGCGACTTTATCCTAATAGATGAAAAAGAGAAAAATTACAAATGTGCCTACTGTGGTCATATTTATGATGTGGAAGAATAG
- the pyrB gene encoding aspartate carbamoyltransferase: protein MISIKNLLNSFDLTKEDLLEIIDLGNAIYKSPDDFSHCADGKILGTLFFEPSTRTRLSFESAMLRLGGSVVGFSDAGVSSSTKGESLADTVRTVSQYADIIAMRHPQEGAAFLASKTADCPIINAGDGGHQHPTQTLTDILTISNYKKDLSGHVIGLCGDLKYGRTVHSLLKVMSMFPDNKFILISPEELKLPEYVKKEVFADGTNNFEEVRSLDDVMDQLDILYMTRIQKERFFSQAQYTRLKDSYLLDKEKMQAAKDDCIVLHPLPRVTEIATEVDSDPRAVYFKQVKFGMYVRMALILKLLEANNDRNN, encoded by the coding sequence ATGATTTCTATAAAAAATTTATTAAATTCATTTGATTTGACAAAAGAAGACTTACTAGAGATAATTGATTTAGGTAATGCTATTTATAAGAGTCCTGATGATTTTTCCCATTGTGCAGACGGAAAGATATTAGGGACTCTTTTTTTTGAGCCTTCAACTAGGACTAGACTCTCATTCGAGTCAGCCATGCTTAGGCTAGGCGGTTCTGTAGTAGGTTTTTCTGATGCAGGAGTTTCTTCATCAACTAAGGGAGAAAGCCTAGCCGATACAGTAAGGACAGTAAGCCAATACGCCGATATTATCGCCATGCGCCATCCACAAGAGGGAGCAGCCTTCCTTGCAAGTAAAACTGCAGATTGTCCAATAATAAATGCTGGAGACGGTGGTCACCAACATCCGACCCAAACACTTACTGATATTTTAACAATATCAAATTACAAGAAAGACCTATCAGGTCATGTTATAGGCCTATGTGGAGATCTTAAATATGGAAGAACAGTCCACTCCCTACTTAAAGTGATGAGCATGTTCCCAGACAATAAATTTATCCTCATATCACCGGAAGAATTAAAGCTTCCAGAATACGTAAAAAAAGAAGTATTCGCAGATGGAACTAATAATTTCGAAGAAGTAAGAAGCTTAGATGATGTAATGGATCAGTTGGACATACTATATATGACCAGGATTCAAAAGGAAAGATTCTTCTCTCAAGCCCAATACACTAGACTCAAGGATTCATATCTACTAGATAAGGAAAAAATGCAAGCTGCAAAGGATGATTGCATTGTTCTACATCCACTGCCAAGAGTAACTGAGATTGCAACAGAAGTTGACTCAGATCCTCGTGCAGTTTATTTTAAACAAGTTAAGTTTGGTATGTATGTAAGAATGGCGCTAATTTTAAAACTTTTGGAGGCAAATAATGATAGAAATAACTAG
- the pyrE gene encoding orotate phosphoribosyltransferase, with amino-acid sequence MDKTLELLKKSNALLEGHFILSSGKHSNKYIQCAKLIENPVYCEEVANIIGEKLKEKGIEVDLCVGPAMGGVIISYELARALGVNAIFTERENGQMTLRRGFEIKEGMKVIIVEDVITTGKSSFETVDVIRSCGAEVLALTSIVNRSNKDEINGLPIISATKIDVDTWDEGEIPDELKNIPATKPGSRSLK; translated from the coding sequence ATGGATAAAACTTTAGAACTACTTAAAAAATCAAACGCACTTTTGGAAGGTCACTTCATACTATCAAGTGGTAAACATTCCAATAAATACATACAATGTGCTAAGTTAATAGAAAATCCTGTATACTGCGAAGAAGTTGCAAATATAATAGGAGAAAAGCTTAAGGAAAAAGGCATAGAGGTTGACCTATGTGTGGGCCCTGCTATGGGAGGAGTAATAATTTCTTATGAACTTGCTAGGGCACTTGGGGTAAATGCTATATTTACTGAAAGGGAAAATGGACAAATGACCCTAAGAAGAGGCTTTGAAATCAAAGAAGGCATGAAGGTTATAATAGTAGAAGATGTAATCACTACAGGTAAGTCTTCATTTGAAACTGTTGATGTTATAAGATCTTGCGGAGCGGAAGTCCTTGCATTGACATCAATTGTAAATAGATCCAATAAAGATGAAATAAATGGACTTCCAATAATTTCTGCAACTAAAATTGACGTAGATACTTGGGATGAGGGCGAAATTCCTGATGAGTTAAAAAATATTCCAGCCACAAAGCCAGGATCAAGATCACTTAAGTAA
- a CDS encoding dihydroorotate dehydrogenase electron transfer subunit, whose protein sequence is MKSYKKAIIKENIEISDGIYLMKLACDMKARPGQFFMFRSDSFRQDPLLSRPFGVCDEKDGELSFLYQVVGKGTEIMASLRKDTEVKLLGPLGNGFSLQKDKKIAVVGGGIGIAPLLYLVKSLENKCDFYAGFAKDPYYMEEFEPYANKVVTTSDLYDKKFITAAINPDDYDYIYACGPNPMLKSLYEKAKDIPMEVSMEAHMACGIGACLGCTIEKSDGEFLRVCKDGPVFDSKEVFG, encoded by the coding sequence ATGAAGTCCTATAAGAAAGCGATAATAAAAGAAAATATAGAAATATCTGATGGAATCTATCTAATGAAACTAGCTTGCGATATGAAGGCAAGACCTGGACAGTTTTTTATGTTTAGGTCAGATTCCTTCAGGCAAGACCCACTTCTTTCAAGACCCTTTGGTGTTTGCGATGAAAAAGACGGGGAACTTTCCTTCCTATACCAAGTCGTAGGAAAGGGAACCGAAATTATGGCAAGTCTTAGGAAAGATACTGAGGTAAAACTCTTAGGCCCTCTAGGTAATGGCTTTAGTCTTCAAAAAGATAAAAAAATCGCAGTAGTAGGTGGGGGAATCGGTATAGCTCCTCTCCTATATTTGGTAAAAAGCCTTGAAAATAAATGTGATTTCTATGCTGGATTTGCCAAAGATCCTTATTATATGGAAGAGTTTGAGCCTTATGCCAACAAAGTAGTTACGACGAGTGATTTATATGATAAGAAATTCATAACGGCTGCTATAAATCCAGACGACTATGATTATATATACGCATGCGGACCAAATCCAATGCTAAAATCTCTTTATGAAAAGGCAAAAGATATTCCTATGGAAGTATCTATGGAAGCTCACATGGCCTGCGGAATTGGAGCATGTCTGGGTTGTACTATAGAAAAATCTGATGGAGAATTCCTAAGAGTTTGTAAGGACGGTCCTGTTTTTGATAGCAAGGAGGTCTTTGGATGA
- a CDS encoding dihydroorotase, producing the protein MKQIFTNFYGFDDIKITKRPIYVEDGLIVEEFEKDEDTEVIDCNNLALVPAFTDLHVHFRDPGFTYKEDVETGSRAALKGGFTSVLLMGNTNPPVSSPEVYEDIIGRSKDLDLIDVEQVYTITENLGGKSLDHLEKMPGSVKFLSDDGRGVNDDNIMYEAILKAKELGVKLALHEEVARVSMKDYEIAEDAMTIRDCYLAYKLDCPIHFCHVSTKGAMTAIKYFKDLGAPITCEVTPHHINFSDKKREEMKVNPPIRKEIDRKFLIQMIKEGYVDAISTDHAPHTKEEKEKGAPGFIGLETAFSTCLKVLVKSGEISLNKLVEIMSTNPARILGLNKGKLEKGYEADFVLIDLDEEYIYTEEEILSKSKNSLMIGQKLPGRVKKVYKKGIIKYEDNR; encoded by the coding sequence ATGAAGCAGATTTTCACAAACTTTTATGGCTTTGACGATATAAAGATTACAAAAAGGCCAATCTATGTCGAAGATGGATTAATAGTTGAAGAATTCGAAAAGGACGAGGATACAGAAGTTATTGATTGCAATAACCTCGCCCTAGTTCCAGCCTTCACAGACCTCCACGTTCACTTTAGAGATCCCGGTTTTACCTACAAGGAGGATGTTGAAACAGGCTCTAGGGCAGCTCTTAAAGGAGGATTCACCTCTGTTCTTCTTATGGGAAATACGAATCCTCCAGTATCAAGCCCTGAAGTCTATGAAGATATAATAGGAAGAAGTAAAGATTTAGATTTAATTGATGTAGAGCAAGTCTACACAATCACAGAAAATCTTGGAGGAAAGAGCTTAGATCATCTAGAAAAAATGCCAGGATCTGTGAAATTTCTTTCAGATGATGGTAGGGGAGTAAATGATGATAATATCATGTATGAAGCTATCCTAAAGGCCAAAGAACTGGGTGTAAAGCTTGCCCTTCATGAGGAAGTTGCTAGAGTTTCTATGAAGGATTACGAAATAGCAGAAGATGCTATGACTATAAGAGACTGCTATCTTGCCTATAAACTAGATTGTCCAATTCACTTCTGCCATGTATCCACAAAAGGGGCAATGACAGCTATAAAATATTTTAAGGATTTAGGCGCTCCAATTACATGCGAAGTAACCCCTCATCATATAAATTTTTCTGACAAGAAAAGAGAAGAAATGAAGGTCAATCCTCCAATAAGAAAGGAAATTGATAGGAAATTTCTTATTCAAATGATAAAGGAAGGTTATGTAGATGCAATTTCTACTGACCATGCCCCTCATACAAAAGAAGAGAAAGAGAAGGGAGCTCCAGGATTTATTGGTCTTGAGACAGCCTTTTCAACCTGCCTTAAAGTCTTAGTCAAAAGTGGAGAGATTTCTCTAAACAAGCTAGTAGAAATAATGTCTACAAATCCTGCGAGGATTCTTGGTCTAAATAAGGGAAAACTTGAAAAAGGATACGAGGCAGATTTCGTCCTCATAGATTTAGACGAAGAATATATTTATACGGAGGAAGAGATTCTATCAAAATCAAAGAATTCTCTAATGATTGGCCAAAAGCTTCCTGGAAGAGTTAAAAAAGTTTACAAGAAAGGAATAATAAAATATGAAGATAATAGATAA
- the dnaX gene encoding DNA polymerase III subunit gamma/tau: MAKALYRQYRPKTFDEVLGQDRVVNVLKNQVKNNNFSHAYIFAGERGCGKTTCAKIFAKAINCLHPVDGSPCLECENCKAIDDESTIDIIEMDAASNRRIDDIRNLKDNVIYPPNKLKYKVYIIDEAHMITREAFNALLKIMEEPPSHLVFILATTEIDNIPNTILSRAQNFEFNKIEKGKIKEQISIILKDKDIEMENEAIDLIIRKAKGAMRDALSILDQVLSYDTKSYKLADVENLLGVVDFYDIDKLTNSIFSFNQKKALSYIFSLRESNKSNKDIIDSLINYFRDIMLYKMSEDPDLFDNEERFDFIKKRAGEIEIDRLLDLLDILNEYSAKIRLSDNTDLIVELMVIRLINSKDVKSLDSRIRALEANNEKDLMSIINRLVDDKLSNFDFSKYENISDNNDRNSSYTVVNNHDISDIKEDGSHNTGIVDENIDLPYEADNESPPMEITNDSNTKDNLNEPSEKFEENQSIDIPSKMLDDIRDMIINTAGRMLKPMFEKDGFNYSYRPGEFVLYLKDDFYGIFIQTKTDVIVKELNEILEDEVIFSVDNYSKFTENKVDNTEIERSGNFEKEEKKTKKSEKLDENNDDIINKSLVNKEDAKKNLSNLDRLKEIFKEELIIK; the protein is encoded by the coding sequence ATGGCAAAAGCTTTGTATAGACAATACAGGCCCAAGACCTTTGATGAAGTTTTAGGTCAGGATAGGGTCGTTAATGTCTTAAAAAATCAAGTTAAAAATAATAACTTTTCTCATGCTTATATTTTTGCTGGCGAGAGAGGATGTGGTAAGACAACTTGTGCAAAAATTTTTGCAAAAGCTATCAACTGCTTACATCCTGTTGATGGATCTCCCTGTCTTGAATGTGAGAATTGCAAGGCCATTGACGATGAATCTACTATCGATATAATTGAGATGGATGCAGCTAGTAATAGAAGGATTGATGATATTAGAAACCTAAAGGATAATGTCATCTACCCACCCAATAAGCTTAAGTATAAGGTCTATATAATAGACGAGGCCCATATGATAACGAGAGAGGCCTTCAATGCTTTACTTAAAATAATGGAAGAGCCACCAAGCCATCTTGTTTTTATCTTAGCTACTACAGAAATTGATAATATTCCTAATACTATCTTATCCAGAGCACAAAATTTCGAGTTCAATAAGATAGAAAAGGGCAAGATAAAAGAGCAAATATCCATAATCCTCAAAGATAAGGATATAGAAATGGAAAATGAGGCTATAGATCTTATAATTAGAAAAGCAAAGGGGGCCATGCGTGATGCTCTAAGCATCTTGGATCAAGTCTTATCCTATGATACAAAATCTTATAAGCTAGCTGACGTGGAAAATCTTCTAGGTGTGGTAGATTTCTATGATATAGATAAGCTTACTAATTCAATTTTTTCATTTAATCAGAAAAAGGCTCTTTCTTATATATTTTCTTTAAGAGAAAGTAATAAGTCTAACAAGGATATAATTGATTCTCTTATAAACTATTTTAGGGACATTATGCTTTATAAAATGAGCGAAGATCCGGATCTTTTCGATAACGAAGAAAGATTTGACTTTATTAAGAAAAGGGCAGGAGAAATTGAAATCGATAGATTGCTTGATTTATTAGATATATTAAACGAATATTCTGCTAAGATTAGGTTATCTGATAATACTGATCTTATAGTAGAGCTTATGGTAATAAGACTTATAAACTCCAAAGATGTAAAATCCCTAGATTCGAGGATTAGGGCCTTAGAAGCCAATAATGAGAAAGACTTAATGAGTATAATCAATAGATTGGTTGATGATAAACTCTCAAATTTCGATTTTAGTAAATATGAAAATATCAGTGACAATAATGATAGAAACTCATCATATACAGTTGTTAATAATCACGATATAAGCGATATAAAAGAAGATGGGTCTCATAATACAGGAATAGTCGACGAAAATATAGATTTACCATACGAAGCGGATAATGAATCTCCTCCAATGGAGATCACAAATGATTCCAATACAAAGGATAATTTGAACGAGCCATCTGAGAAATTCGAAGAAAATCAATCAATCGATATTCCTTCAAAAATGCTTGATGATATAAGGGATATGATTATAAACACTGCTGGTAGGATGTTAAAGCCAATGTTTGAGAAGGATGGTTTTAATTATTCCTATAGGCCAGGAGAGTTTGTATTATATCTGAAAGATGATTTTTATGGAATATTTATCCAAACCAAGACTGATGTTATTGTAAAAGAACTAAATGAAATACTTGAAGATGAAGTGATTTTTTCTGTAGATAATTACTCAAAATTCACAGAAAATAAGGTTGATAATACAGAAATAGAAAGATCTGGAAATTTCGAAAAAGAAGAAAAAAAAACTAAAAAATCAGAAAAACTAGATGAAAATAATGATGATATTATAAATAAAAGTCTAGTTAACAAAGAAGATGCTAAGAAAAATCTATCTAATCTAGATAGGTTAAAAGAAATATTTAAAGAAGAATTAATTATAAAATAA
- the cbpB gene encoding cyclic-di-AMP-binding protein CbpB: protein MISKVIKDMFNRPTENLMIPASDVATCNEEDTLLHAVLVLSNSGYQIIPVIDSENHVRGLISISDIVTSFDNLSLFDEEKLNAIKVKEVMNQVVPILFDNYDLEDVLRLLVNNNFVCITHKNGYFLGIIPRKVALERFTHIAHNIDSEYDLVEKVNDLV from the coding sequence ATGATAAGTAAAGTAATCAAAGATATGTTTAATAGACCAACTGAAAACTTAATGATTCCGGCATCTGATGTTGCGACTTGTAATGAAGAAGATACCCTCCTTCATGCTGTCTTAGTCTTATCAAATTCAGGCTATCAAATAATCCCAGTCATAGATAGTGAGAACCACGTTAGAGGACTCATTTCTATATCTGATATAGTTACAAGCTTCGATAACCTCTCCTTGTTCGACGAAGAAAAGCTTAATGCAATCAAGGTAAAGGAAGTAATGAATCAAGTTGTTCCCATCCTATTCGATAATTATGACCTAGAAGATGTTCTAAGACTTCTAGTTAATAATAACTTTGTATGTATAACTCACAAGAACGGGTATTTTTTGGGAATTATTCCTAGAAAAGTCGCCCTTGAAAGATTTACCCACATAGCCCATAACATAGATTCCGAATATGATCTTGTTGAAAAAGTTAATGATTTAGTATAA
- a CDS encoding glucosaminidase domain-containing protein codes for MKVRNSIKKLICTAAILTLGITLANTKSFAGSKDKKDLMYYGLQKINAETYNLRDMKKERFDKLDKDLDKAIEIGCDNVNSKSYFYLLQDMPFTGSELDYGLADTGLYGLGQDFKDVSEKYGINPLLLMAMAKHETGNGTSDLFREKNNLFGFNAIDHDPYNMASKFKDPKDSIDTVAKHLKEEYLDKNGTYFNGVSAKGIGTSYASDPEWSQKVNSMMIEIADEMLETYRAGQ; via the coding sequence ATGAAGGTAAGAAATTCTATTAAAAAATTAATATGTACGGCCGCTATACTAACTCTAGGAATTACTTTGGCTAACACAAAATCTTTCGCTGGCTCAAAAGATAAGAAAGACTTAATGTATTATGGTCTGCAAAAGATTAACGCCGAAACTTATAATCTTAGAGATATGAAGAAGGAAAGATTTGATAAGTTAGATAAGGATCTTGATAAGGCAATTGAGATTGGTTGCGATAATGTCAATAGTAAAAGCTATTTTTATCTTTTACAGGATATGCCTTTTACAGGAAGTGAGCTAGATTACGGTTTAGCTGATACAGGCCTTTATGGTTTGGGTCAAGACTTTAAGGATGTTTCCGAAAAATATGGGATAAATCCATTATTGCTAATGGCTATGGCCAAGCATGAAACTGGAAATGGAACGAGTGATTTGTTTAGAGAAAAGAATAATCTCTTTGGCTTTAATGCTATTGATCACGATCCTTATAATATGGCAAGTAAATTTAAGGATCCAAAAGATTCTATTGATACGGTTGCCAAGCATCTTAAGGAAGAATATTTAGACAAGAACGGCACATATTTTAATGGGGTTTCTGCAAAGGGTATAGGAACATCATATGCTTCTGATCCAGAGTGGTCCCAGAAAGTTAATTCAATGATGATTGAAATCGCAGATGAAATGTTAGAAACATACAGGGCAGGTCAGTAA